The following coding sequences lie in one Stigmatella erecta genomic window:
- a CDS encoding ATPase, T2SS/T4P/T4SS family, with translation MFLITLAEKGGGSEQIEFEKNEISIGRLGDNDIVLAKGNVSKYHSRIVAKDGKFIVVDMKSTNGTFVNGKKIAAPMVLKPTDKVYIGDYILNVEALPEGEARGADGAQDGEYPPEEEPYDEGYDDGQAEEPYEEEEPYEEPPPARAAPEPAAKSSMPASLAAAMARNKRKVDPRIERYTRLQKEIHDRLIEYLDLRRMDMDRLGDEELWRRTEKAIRDIIDQMEADQELPGDVDREELLTDVINEALGLGPLEAFLASDEISEIMVNHANQIYIERKGKLILSEKTFSSNQAVLGVIERIVAPIGRRIDESSPLVDARLKDGSRVNAIIPPLALKGPCITIRKFKKDSLKIQDLIKYKTVTAQMAEFLEMCVKARKNIVISGGTGSGKTTTLNIISSFIPDDERIVTVEDAAELQLPQEHWVQLESRPPNLEGKGAITIRDLVKNCLRMRPDRIVVGECRSGETLDMLQAMNTGHDGSLTTLHANTPRDAIARLETMVLMSGMELPVKAIREQISSAVHIIVQQTRFSDGTRKICFITEVAGMEVDIVTLQDIFYYKQDGFTEDQKVRGRFVASGFVPKFYDDLQRKGIPVNMSIFREE, from the coding sequence ATGTTTCTCATCACGCTCGCCGAGAAGGGTGGAGGCTCGGAGCAGATCGAATTCGAAAAGAATGAGATCTCCATCGGCCGACTGGGCGACAACGACATCGTTCTCGCCAAGGGGAACGTCTCCAAGTACCACTCCCGGATCGTCGCCAAGGACGGGAAGTTCATCGTCGTGGACATGAAGTCCACGAACGGCACCTTCGTGAACGGCAAGAAGATCGCCGCGCCGATGGTGCTCAAGCCCACCGACAAGGTCTACATCGGCGACTACATCCTCAACGTCGAGGCCCTGCCGGAAGGCGAGGCCCGCGGGGCGGATGGTGCTCAGGACGGGGAGTACCCGCCCGAGGAAGAGCCCTACGACGAGGGCTATGACGACGGCCAGGCCGAGGAGCCGTACGAGGAGGAGGAGCCGTACGAGGAGCCTCCCCCGGCGCGCGCCGCCCCGGAGCCCGCCGCCAAGTCGAGCATGCCCGCCTCGCTGGCGGCGGCCATGGCGCGCAACAAGCGCAAGGTGGATCCGCGCATCGAGCGCTACACGCGCCTGCAGAAGGAGATCCACGACCGGCTGATCGAGTACCTGGACTTGCGGCGCATGGACATGGACCGGCTCGGCGACGAGGAGCTGTGGCGCCGGACCGAGAAGGCCATCCGCGACATCATCGATCAGATGGAGGCGGACCAGGAGCTCCCGGGGGACGTGGACCGGGAGGAGCTGCTCACCGACGTCATCAACGAGGCGCTGGGGCTGGGGCCCCTGGAGGCGTTCCTCGCGTCGGATGAGATCAGCGAGATCATGGTGAACCACGCCAACCAGATCTACATCGAGCGCAAGGGCAAGCTCATCCTGTCGGAGAAGACGTTCTCCTCCAACCAGGCGGTGCTCGGCGTCATCGAGCGGATCGTCGCGCCCATCGGCCGGCGCATCGACGAGTCCAGCCCGCTGGTGGATGCCCGGCTCAAGGACGGCAGCCGCGTGAACGCCATCATCCCGCCGCTGGCGCTCAAGGGCCCCTGCATCACCATCCGCAAGTTCAAGAAGGACTCGCTGAAGATCCAGGATCTCATCAAGTACAAGACCGTCACCGCGCAGATGGCCGAGTTCCTGGAGATGTGCGTCAAGGCGCGCAAGAACATCGTCATCTCCGGCGGCACGGGCTCGGGCAAGACGACGACGCTGAACATCATCAGCTCCTTCATCCCCGACGACGAGCGCATCGTCACCGTGGAGGACGCGGCGGAGCTTCAGCTGCCGCAGGAGCACTGGGTGCAGCTGGAGAGCCGCCCGCCCAACCTGGAAGGCAAGGGCGCCATCACCATCCGCGACCTGGTGAAGAACTGCCTGCGCATGCGGCCCGACCGCATCGTCGTGGGCGAGTGCCGCTCCGGCGAGACGCTGGACATGCTCCAGGCGATGAACACGGGCCACGACGGCTCGCTCACCACGCTCCACGCCAACACCCCGCGCGATGCCATCGCGCGGCTGGAGACCATGGTGCTCATGTCGGGCATGGAGCTGCCGGTGAAGGCCATCCGGGAGCAGATCTCCAGCGCCGTGCACATCATCGTCCAGCAGACGCGCTTCTCGGACGGCACGCGGAAGATCTGCTTCATCACCGAGGTGGCCGGCATGGAGGTGGACATCGTCACCCTCCAGGACATCTTCTATTACAAGCAGGATGGCTTCACGGAGGATCAGAAGGTGCGTGGCCGCTTCGTGGCCTCCGGTTTCGTGCCGAAGTTCTATGACGACCTTCAGCGCAAGGGCATCCCCGTGAACATGAGCATCTTCCGGGAGGAGTAG
- a CDS encoding type II and III secretion system protein family protein, whose translation MFTRFTHHAATLGALLILVLGGTALAQERDGSTIALGVGTQRVISVPGLSRIALGDPNVAEVKTISNNQILIIGQSEGKTTLIIWKGSGQRVTYLIAVRRQDPNEIISEIKKLLGEIEGVSVRMVGDRIYLDGQAYTTQDADRIEQVVSLYPNVKSFVKIAPNAKKLVAQNLNAAYQKAGLRNVQANVVGATIFLEGSVESQQDLQKAELITKAIGEKVENLLVVGIKRMILSEVQFVEIRRDSRDRYGIRYPTDISGTATATATITKELFPGNVSTGISGLGIAGGADFAVGFQANDGYGRLLAQPKLVCASGEKAEFLAGGQVPIPLITNNQFTVEYKPYGVILNLRPTADRNGNIQTEIEAEASEIDTSVAVSIGGSVAVPGFRTRKVKTNVTVRHGETIVLSGVFSHDEQKAVSKLPGLGHIPIIGELFKNRAFDSNKRELVIFVTPRIVNPDSDKIRTIIEDVKSRYKQARSEVNFNIFD comes from the coding sequence ATGTTCACACGCTTCACGCACCACGCCGCCACGCTCGGGGCCTTGCTGATCCTGGTTCTGGGGGGCACCGCGCTCGCGCAGGAACGGGATGGCAGCACCATCGCGCTGGGCGTCGGCACCCAGCGGGTGATTTCCGTCCCCGGCCTGTCCCGGATCGCCCTCGGAGACCCGAACGTCGCCGAGGTGAAGACGATCAGCAACAACCAGATCCTCATCATCGGCCAGTCCGAGGGCAAGACGACGCTGATCATCTGGAAGGGCTCGGGCCAGCGCGTCACCTACCTCATCGCGGTGCGCCGGCAGGACCCCAACGAGATCATCTCCGAGATCAAGAAGCTGCTCGGTGAAATCGAGGGCGTCTCGGTGCGCATGGTGGGCGACCGCATCTACCTGGACGGCCAGGCGTACACCACGCAGGACGCGGACCGCATCGAGCAGGTGGTCTCGCTGTATCCCAACGTGAAGAGCTTCGTGAAGATCGCCCCCAACGCCAAGAAGCTGGTAGCGCAGAACCTCAACGCGGCCTACCAGAAGGCGGGCCTGCGCAACGTGCAGGCCAACGTGGTGGGCGCCACCATCTTCCTGGAGGGCTCGGTGGAGAGCCAGCAGGACCTGCAGAAGGCGGAGCTCATCACCAAGGCCATCGGCGAGAAGGTGGAGAACCTGCTGGTGGTGGGCATCAAGCGGATGATCCTCTCCGAGGTGCAGTTCGTGGAGATCCGCCGCGACAGCCGCGACCGGTACGGCATCCGCTACCCCACGGACATCTCCGGCACGGCCACCGCCACCGCCACCATCACCAAGGAGCTGTTCCCGGGCAACGTGAGCACCGGCATCTCCGGCCTGGGCATCGCCGGGGGCGCGGACTTCGCGGTCGGCTTCCAGGCGAACGATGGCTACGGCCGTCTGCTCGCCCAGCCCAAGCTGGTGTGCGCCAGCGGGGAGAAGGCGGAGTTCCTGGCCGGTGGCCAGGTGCCCATCCCGCTCATCACCAACAACCAGTTCACGGTGGAGTACAAGCCCTACGGCGTCATCCTCAACCTGCGCCCCACCGCGGACCGCAACGGCAACATCCAGACGGAGATCGAGGCCGAGGCCTCGGAGATCGACACCTCGGTGGCGGTGTCCATCGGCGGCTCGGTGGCCGTGCCGGGCTTCCGCACCCGCAAGGTGAAGACGAACGTCACCGTGCGCCACGGGGAGACCATCGTGCTGTCGGGCGTGTTCAGCCACGACGAGCAGAAGGCCGTCTCCAAGCTGCCGGGTCTGGGCCACATCCCCATCATCGGCGAGCTGTTCAAGAACCGGGCGTTCGACTCGAACAAGCGCGAGCTGGTCATCTTCGTCACCCCGCGCATCGTCAACCCGGACTCGGACAAGATCCGGACGATCATCGAGGACGTGAAGAGCCGCTATAAGCAGGCCCGCAGCGAGGTCAACTTCAACATCTTCGACTGA
- a CDS encoding A24 family peptidase, translated as MTPAQTALWTVLGAALVISVVTDVLHHRILDIVTYPLMALALGVRLAFEGVGDLETGGVSGLVSAVGLAALLVPGALRGRMGWGDVKLMGGVGAVLGFPAVMAAAAFISLVGAFQAAVTLIWKGEVWDTLASAGRRWAVRARLLRTEKALAPQRHIPYGVAIALGTFWAMWWQHSNAG; from the coding sequence ATGACGCCTGCTCAGACCGCACTGTGGACAGTCCTGGGAGCCGCCCTGGTGATATCGGTTGTCACGGATGTCCTGCATCATCGCATCCTCGACATCGTCACCTATCCCCTGATGGCGCTCGCGCTGGGCGTGCGCCTGGCGTTCGAGGGCGTGGGCGATCTGGAGACGGGAGGGGTGAGCGGGTTGGTGTCGGCGGTAGGGCTGGCGGCGCTGCTGGTACCGGGGGCCCTGCGGGGCCGGATGGGCTGGGGCGACGTCAAGCTGATGGGCGGGGTGGGGGCGGTGCTGGGGTTTCCGGCGGTGATGGCCGCGGCGGCCTTCATCTCGTTGGTAGGCGCCTTTCAGGCCGCGGTGACGCTCATCTGGAAGGGCGAAGTCTGGGACACGCTGGCCTCCGCGGGCCGCAGGTGGGCGGTGCGGGCCCGGTTGCTGCGGACGGAGAAAGCCCTCGCACCCCAGCGGCACATCCCCTATGGGGTGGCCATCGCCCTGGGGACGTTCTGGGCCATGTGGTGGCAACACTCAAACGCGGGTTAG
- a CDS encoding FHA domain-containing protein: protein MIDQNSRPARKVGIADHLWETFEEMAQQMGSDRDALINQALFMFARLNGFIEVGRTGRAETPAPLNVVSAPPAPMSARPSGASAAVGKAGGPPVLAPAPAAAKPPPPREEPQRPSGSRPVDERPSANALDNDPVRREVAERVLETAAELERLIKGKNEPPQPVDDDLVDDDEGPPEPPEDSGLENMGDEEEPPPDEEPLDEEPSDEEGSALYLITESGDQQKIGNDRFVIGRGKHCDLVINSGKVSREHAVILREGPNFIIEDLGSSNGTWFNKQRIKKRTIEHGDEFFICSEKIRFAYR, encoded by the coding sequence ATGATCGATCAAAACTCCCGCCCCGCCCGCAAGGTCGGCATCGCCGACCACCTGTGGGAGACATTTGAAGAGATGGCCCAGCAGATGGGCTCGGACCGCGATGCGCTGATCAACCAGGCGTTGTTCATGTTCGCGCGGCTCAATGGCTTCATCGAGGTGGGAAGGACGGGCCGTGCGGAGACGCCGGCGCCCCTGAACGTGGTGTCCGCCCCGCCCGCGCCGATGTCCGCCCGTCCCTCCGGGGCCTCCGCCGCGGTGGGCAAGGCCGGTGGGCCGCCCGTGCTGGCGCCGGCCCCCGCGGCCGCCAAGCCTCCTCCTCCCCGGGAAGAGCCGCAGCGGCCCTCGGGCTCCCGCCCCGTGGATGAGCGCCCCTCGGCCAACGCCCTGGACAATGATCCGGTGCGCCGCGAGGTGGCCGAGCGCGTGCTGGAGACGGCCGCCGAGCTCGAGCGCCTCATCAAGGGCAAGAACGAGCCGCCCCAGCCGGTGGACGACGATCTCGTGGACGACGACGAGGGTCCGCCCGAGCCCCCCGAGGACTCGGGGCTGGAGAACATGGGCGACGAAGAGGAGCCGCCGCCCGACGAGGAGCCCCTGGACGAGGAGCCGTCCGACGAGGAGGGCTCGGCGCTCTACCTCATCACCGAGTCGGGGGATCAGCAGAAGATCGGCAATGACCGGTTCGTCATCGGCCGCGGCAAGCACTGCGATCTCGTCATCAACTCCGGCAAGGTCTCCCGCGAGCATGCGGTGATCCTCCGCGAGGGGCCCAACTTCATCATCGAGGACCTGGGCTCCTCCAACGGCACCTGGTTCAACAAGCAGCGGATCAAGAAGCGGACCATCGAGCACGGGGACGAGTTCTTCATCTGCAGCGAGAAGATTCGCTTCGCCTATCGCTGA
- a CDS encoding YncE family protein, with protein sequence MASSNFDKCFDTGAVFALDLDALGLPEVGAPVSPDGPLRVEDLKTSDTSVVQISSFAGEMDVWRGEQPRLFVVARSETNSLHAIDIQGSALSCAQPGGGKYCLPGISLTGLIPGGKDDLPRAPAPIGVSVAASLEGNKPEVWVTHAEAADSPARSSTNFQTYVVRVPGDELSLTAESFFPLGANGLSIGGAHATAIGKRYVFISGRSYAAGLAGTVSASFLLRLLDRNNPTRILETGLRDIYQSLEARDLALNDAGTRLYIVTRFPDSLLVVNVENAEGDVPRLSVVDSVPLPDSASQVQVLSRTDANGQPLGDLVVVTCSASSITSGVVAFYDADLGQLVAQVDGIGLQPYGLAVDQRRQGQTDSARLYVTTFGDGRVAVLDVPDLVNPQGARLVAHLGRPQGRDTKQGTSTCQQQ encoded by the coding sequence GTGGCGAGCTCCAACTTCGACAAGTGCTTCGACACGGGCGCGGTGTTCGCGCTCGACCTGGATGCGCTGGGGCTGCCCGAGGTGGGCGCGCCGGTGAGCCCGGACGGGCCGCTGCGCGTGGAGGACCTGAAAACCTCGGACACGTCCGTCGTGCAGATCTCCAGCTTCGCCGGGGAGATGGACGTGTGGCGGGGCGAGCAGCCCCGGCTGTTCGTCGTGGCCCGGTCCGAGACCAACTCCCTGCATGCCATCGACATCCAGGGCAGCGCGCTGAGCTGCGCCCAGCCTGGCGGGGGCAAGTACTGCCTTCCCGGGATTTCGTTGACGGGGCTCATTCCGGGTGGAAAGGACGACCTGCCCCGGGCGCCGGCCCCCATCGGGGTGAGCGTGGCGGCGTCCCTGGAGGGCAACAAACCCGAGGTGTGGGTGACGCACGCCGAGGCGGCGGACTCGCCGGCCCGCTCCAGCACCAACTTCCAGACCTACGTGGTGCGCGTGCCCGGGGACGAGCTGAGCCTCACCGCGGAGAGCTTCTTCCCGCTGGGCGCCAACGGGCTGTCGATCGGCGGGGCGCACGCCACGGCCATCGGCAAGCGCTACGTGTTCATCTCGGGCCGCTCGTACGCGGCGGGCCTGGCGGGCACGGTGTCGGCCAGCTTCCTCCTGCGGCTGCTGGACCGGAACAACCCCACGCGCATCCTGGAGACGGGCCTGCGCGACATCTACCAGAGCCTGGAGGCGCGGGACCTGGCGCTCAATGACGCGGGCACGCGGCTCTACATCGTGACGCGCTTCCCGGACTCGCTGCTCGTCGTGAACGTGGAGAACGCGGAAGGGGACGTGCCGAGGCTGTCGGTGGTGGACTCGGTGCCCCTGCCGGACAGCGCCAGCCAGGTGCAGGTGCTCAGCCGCACGGACGCCAATGGCCAGCCCCTCGGGGACCTGGTGGTGGTGACGTGCAGCGCCTCGAGCATCACCTCCGGCGTGGTGGCCTTCTACGACGCGGACCTGGGCCAGCTGGTCGCCCAGGTCGATGGCATCGGTCTCCAGCCTTACGGGCTCGCGGTGGACCAGCGCCGGCAGGGGCAGACGGACAGTGCCCGCCTTTATGTCACCACCTTCGGAGATGGCCGGGTCGCGGTGCTGGACGTGCCCGATCTCGTCAATCCGCAAGGGGCGCGCCTGGTGGCCCACCTTGGGCGGCCGCAGGGGCGCGATACGAAACAGGGGACCTCCACGTGTCAGCAGCAGTGA
- the glyS gene encoding glycine--tRNA ligase subunit beta — protein MARDLLLEVGAEEIPASFIGPALEDLQRIITTRMAEGRLKHGEVRTYGTPRRLAVWVKDVADSGEDVTTEKLGPSAKAAFDKEGKPTVAATKFAESLKLPVSELGRTQTPKGEYLSARVQEKGRPAAELLPEVLHAAVHGINFRKSMRWGDVDLAFARPVQWIVALLGGDVLPVVFGDVKSGRTTHGHRFLSPGAIELAQPSVYEVALEKAHVVADIGKRRALLLEKIRAVAQQSGGQLLEDESLVDQVTNLVELPAPVLGTFDARHLDLPSEVLVQEMKSHQRYFSLTDAQGKLLPKFIAVSNTPVKDEKLSLRGYERVLRSRLADGRFFFDEDRKTPLEARVEKLGRVVWQGQLGSYAEKVERFRALAVWLAEQTGQKAHTATIQRAATLAKADLVTGMVGEFPELQGVMGREYARAGGEPEAVAVAIFEHYLPRNANDAMPGQDPGALIGLADRLDSLCGIFAIGKAPTGAADPFGLRRACLAIINLVFGRGYRFSLSAAVDEALKLLAPKIATVKRKAGEPEPREQILEFFRGRLKALWSESYRTDVVEAVLSVGFDDLVAARKRLEALSGIVGRADFTPLAVAFKRVVNIVEKQGKDVSRGQTNPDKLREEPEKNLHSAFTQAQGKVAQYVQADDFSGALKEITSLKPAVDTFFDKVTVMAEDKELRENRVRFLTEIGALFNQVADFSKIQAEAAQGG, from the coding sequence GTGGCGCGTGATCTGCTGCTGGAGGTGGGCGCCGAGGAGATCCCCGCGTCCTTCATTGGCCCCGCGCTGGAGGACCTGCAGCGCATCATCACCACGCGCATGGCGGAGGGCCGGCTGAAGCACGGCGAGGTGCGCACGTATGGCACGCCGCGGCGGCTGGCCGTGTGGGTGAAGGACGTGGCCGACTCGGGCGAGGATGTCACCACCGAGAAGCTGGGCCCGAGCGCCAAGGCGGCCTTCGACAAGGAGGGCAAGCCCACGGTGGCGGCGACGAAGTTCGCCGAGTCCCTCAAGCTGCCGGTGAGCGAGCTGGGCCGCACCCAGACGCCCAAGGGCGAGTACCTGTCCGCCCGGGTGCAGGAGAAGGGCCGCCCGGCGGCGGAGCTGCTGCCGGAGGTGCTGCACGCGGCGGTGCACGGCATCAATTTCCGCAAGTCCATGCGCTGGGGCGACGTGGACCTGGCCTTCGCCCGGCCGGTGCAGTGGATCGTGGCGCTGCTCGGCGGGGACGTGCTGCCGGTGGTCTTCGGGGATGTGAAGAGCGGCCGGACGACGCACGGCCACCGCTTCCTGTCCCCGGGCGCCATCGAGCTGGCCCAGCCCTCCGTCTACGAGGTGGCGCTGGAGAAGGCGCACGTGGTGGCGGACATCGGCAAGCGGCGCGCCCTGCTGCTGGAGAAGATCCGGGCGGTGGCCCAGCAGTCCGGTGGCCAGCTCCTGGAGGACGAGTCGCTGGTGGACCAGGTGACGAACCTGGTGGAGCTGCCCGCGCCGGTGCTGGGCACCTTCGATGCGCGGCACCTGGACCTGCCCTCCGAGGTGCTGGTGCAGGAGATGAAGAGCCACCAGCGCTACTTCTCGCTCACGGATGCCCAGGGCAAGCTGCTGCCGAAGTTCATCGCCGTGTCCAACACGCCCGTGAAGGACGAGAAGCTCTCGCTGCGCGGCTACGAGCGCGTGCTGCGCTCGCGCCTGGCCGACGGCCGCTTCTTCTTCGACGAGGACCGCAAGACGCCGCTGGAAGCGCGCGTGGAGAAGCTCGGCCGCGTGGTGTGGCAGGGCCAGCTCGGCAGCTACGCGGAGAAGGTCGAGCGCTTCCGGGCGCTCGCGGTGTGGCTGGCGGAGCAGACGGGCCAGAAGGCGCACACCGCCACCATCCAGCGCGCGGCCACGCTGGCCAAGGCGGACCTCGTCACCGGCATGGTGGGCGAGTTCCCCGAGCTGCAGGGCGTCATGGGCCGCGAGTATGCGCGGGCCGGTGGGGAGCCGGAGGCGGTGGCGGTGGCCATCTTCGAGCACTACCTGCCGCGCAACGCCAACGACGCGATGCCGGGCCAGGACCCGGGCGCGCTCATCGGCCTGGCGGACCGGCTGGACTCGCTGTGCGGCATCTTCGCCATCGGCAAGGCGCCCACGGGGGCGGCGGATCCGTTCGGCCTGCGCCGCGCGTGCCTGGCCATCATCAACCTCGTGTTCGGCCGCGGGTACCGCTTCTCGCTGTCGGCCGCGGTGGACGAGGCGCTCAAGCTGCTCGCGCCGAAGATCGCCACCGTGAAGCGCAAGGCCGGTGAGCCGGAGCCGCGCGAGCAGATCCTGGAGTTCTTCCGGGGCCGCCTCAAGGCGCTCTGGTCGGAGAGCTACCGGACGGACGTGGTGGAGGCGGTGCTGTCGGTGGGGTTCGACGACCTGGTGGCGGCGCGCAAGCGGCTGGAGGCGCTCAGCGGCATCGTCGGGCGGGCGGACTTCACGCCGCTGGCGGTGGCCTTCAAGCGCGTGGTGAACATCGTCGAGAAGCAGGGCAAGGACGTGAGCCGGGGGCAGACCAACCCGGACAAGCTCCGGGAAGAGCCCGAGAAGAACCTCCACAGCGCCTTCACCCAGGCCCAGGGCAAGGTGGCCCAGTACGTCCAGGCGGACGACTTCTCGGGCGCGCTCAAGGAAATCACCAGCTTGAAGCCCGCGGTGGACACCTTCTTCGACAAGGTGACGGTCATGGCCGAGGACAAGGAACTCCGGGAGAACCGCGTCCGGTTCCTCACGGAAATCGGCGCGCTCTTCAACCAGGTGGCGGATTTTTCCAAGATCCAGGCAGAAGCCGCTCAGGGCGGGTAG
- the glyQ gene encoding glycine--tRNA ligase subunit alpha yields MYFQDLILTLQNHWARHGCIIAQPYDLEVGAGTMAPTTFLRALGPEPWNVAYVQPSRRPADGRFGENPNRLFQHHQFQVILKPAPKNVQELYLESIRAFGIDPHAHDIRFVEDDWESPTLGAWGLGWEVWCDGMEITQFTYFQQCGGFECRPVSAELTYGLERICMYLQNVESVYDIEWVKGVKYREVFHANEVEMSKYALHESDPQMLFSLFDAYEKECKRLIERQLPLPAYDYALKCSHAFNLLDARGAISVTERANFIKRVRDNARLCAEGYLQMRERLGFPLTKTPWTVGEQLPVLEGKPASDYWNHVKINKPVEKAEKAEKAEVARGA; encoded by the coding sequence ATGTACTTCCAGGACCTGATCCTCACGCTCCAGAACCACTGGGCCCGGCATGGGTGCATCATCGCCCAGCCGTATGATCTCGAAGTCGGCGCCGGCACCATGGCGCCCACCACCTTTCTGCGCGCGCTGGGCCCCGAGCCCTGGAACGTGGCCTACGTGCAGCCCTCGCGCCGCCCGGCCGACGGCCGCTTCGGCGAGAACCCCAACCGCCTGTTCCAGCACCACCAGTTCCAGGTCATCCTCAAGCCCGCGCCCAAGAACGTGCAGGAGCTCTACCTGGAGTCCATCCGCGCGTTCGGCATCGATCCGCACGCCCACGACATCCGGTTCGTGGAGGACGACTGGGAGTCGCCCACCCTGGGCGCCTGGGGGCTGGGCTGGGAGGTGTGGTGTGACGGGATGGAAATCACCCAGTTCACCTACTTCCAGCAGTGTGGTGGCTTCGAGTGCCGCCCCGTGTCGGCCGAGCTGACGTACGGCCTCGAGCGCATCTGCATGTACCTGCAGAACGTGGAGAGCGTGTACGACATCGAGTGGGTCAAGGGCGTGAAGTACCGCGAGGTGTTCCACGCGAACGAAGTGGAGATGAGCAAGTACGCCCTCCACGAGTCGGATCCGCAGATGCTCTTCTCGCTGTTCGACGCCTACGAGAAGGAGTGCAAGCGGCTCATCGAGCGCCAGCTGCCGCTGCCCGCGTATGACTACGCGCTCAAGTGCTCGCACGCGTTCAACCTGCTGGATGCGCGCGGCGCCATCTCGGTGACGGAGCGCGCCAACTTCATCAAGCGCGTGCGCGACAACGCGCGCCTGTGCGCGGAAGGCTACCTCCAGATGCGCGAGCGCCTGGGCTTCCCGCTGACCAAGACGCCGTGGACGGTGGGCGAGCAGCTCCCGGTGCTCGAGGGCAAGCCCGCCAGCGACTACTGGAACCACGTGAAGATCAACAAGCCGGTGGAGAAGGCAGAGAAGGCAGAGAAGGCGGAGGTGGCCCGTGGCGCGTGA